The genomic segment TCGGCTGGATGTGGGCGACCGGCGGCGACGTTCACGCCTCGATCCTCGCCGCCACCGCGGTTCTCATCATCACCTGCCCCTGCGCCCTGGGGCTCGCCGTGCCAGTGGTCCAGGTGGTCGCCAGCGGCCTCCTGTTCCGCTCCGGAATCATGGTCAAGGATGGGGGAGCCATCGAGAAGCTCGCCGGCATCGACACGGTGGTGTTCGACAAGACCGGCACGCTGACCCGGGGGCGGCCGGCGCTCGTCGATGCTGAAAGCGCGGACGGCGAGGCGATGGCGCTTGCCGTGGGCCTCGCGCGGGAAAGCCGCCACCCCTTGTCGCGCGCGCTCGCGGATGCCGCCGCAAGGCGCGGTATCGAGGCGGCGGAGACAGGCCAAATCCGCGAGGTCCCCGGCGAGGGCCTTGAAGGGGTCCAAGCGGGCAAACGCGTCAGGCTCGGCCGCGCGGAATGGAGCGGCGCCGAAGCGACCGGCGATGCGCGGGCCGAGGGGCTGATGGAGCTTTGGCTGCGTGCCGGCAACGGGCCGGCGATCCGATTCCGCTTCCGCGACGAAATACGCGCCGATGCCGCCGAAACTATCGCCACGCTGCGGGCGGCGGGCCTTGAGGTCGAGCTTCTGTCGGGAGACACGGAGGCCGCCGTGCGCAAGGTCGCCGACAAGCTCGGGATTGAGCGGTTCACCGCCGCGGCGCGCCCCGCCGACAAGGTGGCGCGGCTCGAGGAACTGGGCGCCAATGGGCGCAAGGTGCTGATGGTCGGCGACGGCATCAACGACGCGCCCGCGCTTGCCGCGGCCCACGTCTCCATGTCGCCGGGCACGGCGGCGGATGTGAGCCGCACCGCGGCAAGTTTCGTGTTTCTCAACGATCGTCTGGCGAGCGTTTGCGACTGTTTCGCCCTGGCGCGGCGGGCAAACCGCGTGGTCGGGCAGAATTTCGCGCTTGCCTTCGCCTATAACCTCTTCGCCGTGCCGCTGGCGGTCGCCGGCTTGGCCTCGCCGCTGATCGCGGCGCTCGCCATGTCGTCCTCCTCGCTCACCGTCACCTTGAACGCGCTCAGGCTCAGGATCGGCATGCTCGCGGCCCGCGACCAGGCAGCACCCGCGCCCGCCCCGGCGGGCGATGCGGCGGTGGCGCTGAGGCCCGCGGCATGAGCAACCTTCTGGTGCTGATCCCGGTGGCGCTCTTTCTCGGGGGGCTGGGGCTTGCAGC from the Hyphomicrobiales bacterium genome contains:
- a CDS encoding heavy metal translocating P-type ATPase; translation: MSCCSVIAPPEPEPSDLPDPSAWVRDAGAGKQHLDLLVPGIHCAACIARIEKALNSTPGVTHARVNMSTRRVGVDWRAGEADPAALVRRVAALGYRVQPFDAAAIAAGDDDAAGRELLRSLAVAGFAAANIMLLSVSVWSGAQGPTRDLFHAISALIAIPAIAYAGRPFFRSAFAALKGGGLNMDVPISLAVLLAAGTSLYETLNHGAHVYFDAAVTLLFFLLIGRYLDHRLRARARSAVAELMALGASGATLIEPGGGRRYVPLSRVRPGMTVAVAAGERAPVDGVVVKGRSDLDRSLVTGETVPEPAGPGAAVYAGSLNLTGPLELKVQAAGADTFLAEAIRLMEEAERGKARYVALADRFARVYAPGVHLLAAATFIGWMWATGGDVHASILAATAVLIITCPCALGLAVPVVQVVASGLLFRSGIMVKDGGAIEKLAGIDTVVFDKTGTLTRGRPALVDAESADGEAMALAVGLARESRHPLSRALADAAARRGIEAAETGQIREVPGEGLEGVQAGKRVRLGRAEWSGAEATGDARAEGLMELWLRAGNGPAIRFRFRDEIRADAAETIATLRAAGLEVELLSGDTEAAVRKVADKLGIERFTAAARPADKVARLEELGANGRKVLMVGDGINDAPALAAAHVSMSPGTAADVSRTAASFVFLNDRLASVCDCFALARRANRVVGQNFALAFAYNLFAVPLAVAGLASPLIAALAMSSSSLTVTLNALRLRIGMLAARDQAAPAPAPAGDAAVALRPAA